In the genome of Plasmodium cynomolgi strain B DNA, scaffold: 0672, whole genome shotgun sequence, one region contains:
- a CDS encoding CYIR protein (putative;~vir-type antigen), protein MATVIVNFDNQRQTLDLGECLSIYSEIVGKIKGKIAEFKRKECADFKDECKQLIAHINEEKEKLKKCDTKSFPYFNLDVNEDIKRFYGICNANTDSNYILPQCKNLTELKDDTQISYERNQDSVKSVKEPKGNTGEGISQLNEKDSQKINSETIAARSDEHNSQPINDHLSVDKDVAVFSTTEYRAPETSISGKPGDRSSPLIATDRADDFMISLSSVGTDSVGDTTVSSDHTPSVKSNAGNASPSEPEVTKAANNEPSDSKVADNAVSVVKSKQGKAPCSNNPCNNESCRVFSGGTSCSEEIQDNQVSSTSVPNSAKLQRVNSTQGEAGTGQERADLGSQVQTEKAQKMKNSIKNFTQIWYMIHTCNHHKIREVMKSQHIVHIMEIRKHLEVNII, encoded by the exons AGGGAAGATTAAAGGTAAAATTGCTGAATTTAAACGAAAGGAATGTGCAGATTTCAAGGACGAATGTAAACAATTAATTGCACatataaatgaagaaaaagagaagctTAAAAAGTGTGATACTAAAAgttttccatattttaaCTTAGATGTTAATGAAGATATAAAACGTTTTTATGGAATATGTAATGCAAATACTGATAGTAATTACATCTTACCACAATGTAAAAATCTCACTGAATTAAAAGATGATACACAAATATCCTACGAAAGAAATCAAGACTCTGTAAAAAGTGTAAAAGAACCAAAAGGAAATACGGGTGAAGGAATATCACAACTGAATGAAAAAGActctcaaaaaataaattcagaAACAATTGCTGCTCGAAGCGATGAACATAATAGTCAACCCATAAATG ATCATCTCTCAGTTGATAAGGATGTTGCTGTGTTTTCTACCACAGAATATCGTGCTCCGGAAACTTCTATTAGTGGAAAACCTGGTGATAGAAGCTCCCCTCTTATAGCTACTGATAGAGCAGATGATTTTATGATATCCCTTTCTTCTGTAGGTACTGATAGCGTAGGGGATACTACTGTATCATCTGACCATACACCTAGTGTTAAAAGTAATGCTGGAAATGCTTCTCCTAGTGAACCTGAAGTTACTAAGGCTGCTAATAATGAACCCAGTGACAGTAAAGTTGCTGATAATGCAGTTTCGGTTGTTAAATCTAAACAGGGTAAGGCCCCATGTAGTAATAATCCCTGTAACAATGAATCTTGTCGGGTATTTTCTGGTGGAACATCTTGCAGTGAG GAGATACAGGATAATCAAGTTTCTTCTACTAGTGTACCTAATTCTGCGAAATTACAAAGGGTCAATTCTACTCAAGGCGAAGCGGGCACTGGACAAGAAAGAGCTGATCTAGGAAGTCAGGTACAAACagaaaaggcacaaaaaatgaaaaattccaTCAAAAACTTCACTCAAATATGGTACATGATACACACATGCAACCATCACAAAATCAGGGAGGTCATGAAGTCTCAACACATAGTTCACATCATGGAAATCAGGAAACACCTGGAGGtaaacattatttaa